One window of Nocardioides dongkuii genomic DNA carries:
- a CDS encoding WD40/YVTN/BNR-like repeat-containing protein yields MTASTVLMIGTRKGLWIATSDDAREDWELTGPHHDMEEVYSCLVDTRGPTPRLYAGASSSWLGPQVRRSDDLGATWSETPNGAIRFPEGTDASVERIWQLVAGPEAGVLYAGTEPGAVWRSTDDGAHFELERALWEHPERPEWGAGFGGQAFHTVLPHPTDPRSVTAAISTGGVYQTDDGGASWTARNQGIRAEFLPEGQQYPPFGQCVHKVARHPARPERLFLQNHGGVYRSDDHAASWVSIADGLPADFGFPVVVHPHDPDTVYVFPLNAGFGRYPTDGKARVWRSRDAGESWEELGKGLPDGFFVGVMRDGMSVDDHDSAGVYVGARNGAVWGSADSGESWRPIVANLPDVLVVRAARV; encoded by the coding sequence ATGACGGCGAGCACGGTGCTGATGATCGGGACCCGCAAGGGTCTGTGGATCGCGACGTCCGACGACGCGCGGGAGGACTGGGAGCTGACCGGTCCGCACCACGACATGGAGGAGGTCTACTCCTGCCTGGTCGACACGCGCGGCCCGACCCCGCGGCTGTACGCCGGCGCCTCGTCGAGCTGGCTCGGCCCGCAGGTGCGCCGCTCCGACGACCTCGGGGCGACCTGGTCCGAGACGCCCAACGGCGCGATCCGCTTCCCCGAGGGCACCGACGCCTCGGTCGAGCGGATCTGGCAGCTGGTGGCGGGGCCCGAGGCCGGCGTCCTGTACGCCGGCACCGAGCCGGGGGCGGTCTGGCGCTCCACCGACGACGGAGCCCACTTCGAGCTCGAGCGGGCCCTGTGGGAGCACCCGGAACGCCCGGAGTGGGGCGCCGGCTTCGGCGGCCAGGCCTTCCACACCGTCCTGCCGCACCCGACCGACCCGCGGTCGGTGACCGCCGCGATCTCGACCGGCGGGGTCTACCAGACCGACGACGGCGGTGCCTCCTGGACGGCCCGCAACCAGGGGATCCGCGCCGAGTTCCTCCCCGAGGGCCAGCAGTACCCGCCGTTCGGGCAGTGCGTCCACAAGGTCGCGCGGCACCCGGCGCGCCCGGAGCGGCTCTTCCTGCAGAACCACGGCGGGGTCTACCGCTCCGACGACCACGCGGCCAGCTGGGTGTCCATCGCCGACGGCCTGCCGGCCGACTTCGGGTTCCCGGTCGTCGTGCACCCCCACGACCCGGACACGGTCTACGTCTTCCCGCTCAACGCCGGGTTCGGCCGCTACCCGACCGACGGCAAGGCCCGGGTCTGGCGCTCCCGCGACGCGGGGGAGTCGTGGGAGGAGCTCGGGAAGGGGCTGCCCGACGGGTTCTTCGTGGGCGTGATGCGCGACGGCATGTCCGTCGACGACCACGACTCCGCCGGCGTGTACGTCGGCGCCCGCAACGGCGCCGTGTGGGGCTCCGCCGACAGCGGGGAGAGCTGGCGCCCCATCGTCGCCAACCTGCCCGACGTGCTGGTGGTGCGGGCCGCGCGGGTCTGA
- a CDS encoding glycoside hydrolase family 65 protein, with protein MSSRRVGPDPMDRGRFPVDPWRLVETSYHPDDLGVTETLFTVANGYLGMRGNAEEGRPAFEHGTYVNGFHETWPIRHAEAAFGFARTGQTIVNAPDAKVLKIYVDDEPLTFGTADLEAYERTLDFRDGVLRRHIVWRTPSGKRVRIDSTRMVSMTQRHLAFLTLEITMLTGDAPVVVSSEILNRQDGLDEDHAAAPTPVAGTVVDPRKASRFEDRVLVPRLHYAREDRMLLGFQCATSGMTMAVAADHVLETHDEHEVVVRGDQDLVETVVRVDATQGRTMRLTKTISYHTSRRAPVRELADRCDRTLDRAARYGLDHYLDEQRGWFTTFWEAADVEIGGESSEQLAVQQATRFNLFTLAQASARTDGVGIPAKGVTGSGYEGHYFWDTEVYVVPFLSYTLPEVARNTLHFRAVLLPAARARSREMAQSGATYPWRTINGEEASAYYAAGSAQVHINADIAYALVRYVRATGDLGFLRREGIDILVETARMWADLGFWRSNGEPSFHIHGVTGPDEYTTVVNNNLFTNVMARFNLEQAADAVMAVRRDDPEEFARVRARLGLGEEEAETWRRCAHGMTIPFDEGLGIHPQDDFFLDREVWDLSRTPADLRPLMLHYHPLVIYRFQVLKQADVVLALFLQGDRFTEEEKRADFEYYDPITTGDSTLSACVQAVIAAEVGHRKTALRYFHEALYVDLQDLHHNTVDGMHVASCGGVWSALVSGFGGMRDHGGRLAFDPRLPDTWPSLRYRLTWRGSRLLVEITRDLLRITVEAEREPGTAVSLGVRGQTYSVSAGAPLEVPLAHQGPHIEEVLDARPVIGAVRADGSTITAGVPDPVSHEIDQADLAPSDRAPGIGPHVPLP; from the coding sequence ATGAGCAGCCGTCGCGTCGGCCCCGACCCGATGGACCGCGGCCGCTTCCCGGTCGACCCCTGGCGGCTGGTGGAGACCAGCTACCACCCCGACGACCTCGGCGTGACCGAGACGCTGTTCACCGTCGCCAACGGCTACCTCGGGATGCGCGGCAACGCCGAGGAGGGCCGCCCCGCCTTCGAGCACGGCACCTACGTCAACGGGTTCCACGAGACCTGGCCGATCCGACACGCGGAGGCGGCCTTCGGGTTCGCCCGCACCGGCCAGACGATCGTCAACGCCCCGGACGCCAAGGTCCTCAAGATCTACGTCGACGACGAGCCGCTGACCTTCGGCACCGCCGACCTCGAGGCCTACGAGCGCACCCTGGACTTCCGCGACGGCGTGCTGCGCCGGCACATCGTCTGGCGGACGCCGTCGGGCAAGCGGGTGCGCATCGACTCCACCCGGATGGTCTCGATGACCCAGCGCCACCTGGCGTTCCTGACGCTCGAGATCACCATGCTCACCGGCGACGCCCCGGTCGTGGTCTCCTCGGAGATCCTCAACCGCCAGGACGGTCTCGACGAGGACCACGCCGCCGCCCCGACGCCGGTCGCGGGCACGGTGGTCGACCCGCGCAAGGCGTCGCGCTTCGAGGACCGGGTGCTGGTGCCGCGCCTGCACTACGCCCGCGAGGACCGGATGCTGCTCGGCTTCCAGTGCGCCACGTCCGGGATGACCATGGCGGTCGCCGCGGACCACGTGCTGGAGACCCACGACGAGCACGAGGTCGTCGTCCGCGGCGACCAGGACCTGGTCGAGACGGTGGTCCGCGTCGACGCCACCCAGGGCCGCACGATGCGGCTGACGAAGACGATCAGCTACCACACCTCGCGCCGCGCCCCGGTCCGCGAGCTCGCCGACCGGTGCGACCGCACCCTGGACCGGGCCGCGCGGTACGGCCTCGACCACTACCTCGACGAGCAGCGCGGCTGGTTCACGACGTTCTGGGAGGCGGCCGACGTCGAGATCGGCGGCGAGAGCAGCGAGCAGCTCGCCGTGCAGCAGGCGACCCGCTTCAACCTGTTCACCCTGGCCCAGGCCAGTGCCCGCACCGACGGCGTCGGCATCCCGGCCAAGGGCGTCACCGGCTCCGGCTACGAGGGCCACTACTTCTGGGACACCGAGGTCTACGTCGTCCCGTTCCTCAGCTACACGCTCCCCGAGGTGGCCCGCAACACGCTGCACTTCCGCGCGGTGCTGCTGCCCGCCGCGCGAGCCCGGTCGCGCGAGATGGCGCAGAGCGGCGCGACGTACCCCTGGCGGACGATCAACGGCGAGGAGGCCTCGGCGTACTACGCGGCGGGCTCGGCGCAGGTGCACATCAACGCCGACATCGCCTACGCCCTGGTCCGCTACGTCCGGGCGACCGGCGACCTGGGCTTCCTACGCCGCGAGGGCATCGACATCCTGGTCGAGACCGCGCGGATGTGGGCCGACCTCGGGTTCTGGCGCAGCAACGGCGAGCCGAGCTTCCACATCCACGGCGTCACCGGGCCCGACGAGTACACCACCGTCGTGAACAACAACCTGTTCACCAACGTGATGGCGCGGTTCAACCTCGAGCAGGCCGCCGACGCCGTCATGGCGGTCCGCCGCGACGACCCCGAGGAGTTCGCCCGGGTCCGGGCCCGCCTCGGGCTCGGCGAGGAGGAGGCCGAGACCTGGCGCCGGTGCGCCCACGGCATGACCATCCCGTTCGACGAGGGCCTCGGCATCCACCCGCAGGACGACTTCTTCCTCGACCGCGAGGTCTGGGACCTCTCCCGCACGCCCGCGGACCTCAGGCCGCTGATGCTGCACTACCACCCCCTGGTGATCTACCGCTTCCAGGTGCTCAAGCAGGCCGACGTGGTCCTGGCGCTCTTCCTCCAGGGCGACCGGTTCACCGAGGAGGAGAAGCGGGCGGACTTCGAGTACTACGACCCGATCACCACCGGCGACTCCACGCTCTCGGCGTGCGTGCAGGCGGTGATCGCGGCCGAGGTCGGGCACCGCAAGACGGCGCTGCGCTACTTCCACGAGGCGCTGTACGTCGACCTCCAGGACCTGCACCACAACACCGTCGACGGCATGCACGTGGCGTCCTGCGGCGGCGTGTGGAGCGCGCTGGTCTCCGGCTTCGGCGGGATGCGCGACCACGGCGGGCGGCTCGCCTTCGACCCGCGGCTCCCGGACACGTGGCCCTCGCTGCGCTACCGGCTGACCTGGCGCGGCTCGCGGCTGCTCGTCGAGATCACCCGCGACCTGCTGCGGATCACCGTCGAGGCCGAGCGCGAGCCCGGCACAGCGGTGTCCCTGGGCGTCCGCGGTCAGACGTACTCCGTCAGCGCCGGCGCCCCGCTCGAGGTGCCGCTGGCGCACCAGGGTCCGCACATCGAGGAGGTGCTCGACGCGCGCCCGGTCATCGGTGCCGTCCGCGCCGACGGCAGCACCATCACCGCCGGCGTGCCGGACCCGGTCTCCCACGAGATCGACCAGGCCGACCTCGCGCCGTCGGACCGGGCGCCCGGGATCGGGCCGCACGTGCCGCTGCCCTGA
- a CDS encoding beta-phosphoglucomutase family hydrolase has product MNPDQQLAWSDVDAVLFDLDGVVTPTAEVHMRAWAEMFNAFLESYAGEGDRAAYTDADYFAHVDGKPRYDGVRDFLESRGITLPEGTTEDPPTAETVRGLGNRKNDAFNAVLARDGVTAYPGSIALLDHLRDLDLPLAIVSSSANAPAVLEAAGLLDRFATVVDGRVATELGLPGKPAPDTFVHAAEELGTTPDRAVVLEDAVSGVRAGAAGGFAAVVGVDRGAGEKVLREAGATLVVRDLAELVPGGDAG; this is encoded by the coding sequence GTGAACCCCGACCAGCAGCTCGCCTGGAGCGACGTCGACGCCGTCCTCTTCGACCTCGACGGGGTGGTCACGCCGACCGCCGAGGTGCACATGCGTGCCTGGGCGGAGATGTTCAACGCCTTCCTCGAGTCGTACGCCGGGGAGGGCGACCGCGCCGCGTACACCGACGCCGACTACTTCGCCCATGTCGACGGCAAGCCGAGGTACGACGGGGTCCGCGACTTCCTGGAGTCCCGCGGCATCACCCTCCCGGAGGGCACCACCGAGGACCCGCCGACCGCGGAGACGGTCCGCGGGCTGGGCAACCGCAAGAACGACGCGTTCAACGCGGTGCTCGCCCGCGACGGCGTCACGGCGTACCCCGGCTCGATCGCGCTCCTCGACCACCTGCGCGACCTCGACCTGCCGCTGGCGATCGTCTCCTCCTCGGCCAACGCGCCCGCGGTGCTCGAGGCAGCGGGCCTGCTCGACCGGTTCGCGACCGTGGTCGACGGCCGGGTCGCCACCGAGCTCGGGCTGCCGGGCAAGCCGGCGCCCGACACGTTCGTGCACGCCGCCGAGGAGCTCGGCACCACCCCCGACCGCGCCGTGGTGCTCGAGGACGCGGTCTCCGGGGTCCGGGCAGGGGCGGCCGGTGGGTTCGCGGCCGTCGTCGGCGTCGACCGCGGCGCCGGCGAGAAGGTGCTCCGCGAGGCGGGGGCCACCCTGGTCGTCCGCGACCTCGCCGAGCTGGTCCCGGGCGGGGACGCGGGATGA
- a CDS encoding PQQ-dependent sugar dehydrogenase, translated as MRRALAAVATAGLLTGLGTACSPGGTEVTYDVEDAPTASPTASAPASSATEEPTTAPSESGGKAGPPRVVETIATGLQAPWGLDFFADGDAIVTERDTRRVLRISGPDHRVTELGTVEEAAPVGEAGLLGVALSPTHEEDGLVYLYVSTAEDNRVVRTTIEDDRLGELEPVLTGIPNALVHDGGRLEFGPDGMLYVSTGEIGERERAQDRDDLGGKILRITPDGDPAPGNPFGTPVWSWGHRNVQGLAFVGDRLFASEFGDSTFDELNLIEAGENYGWPEVEGTGGTGSGYVDPQVTWDTDEASPSGLAYADGHLWLAALRGERLWRIDVQGRRASGATPFFVGEHGRMRTVAAAPDGSLWLTTSNRDGRGQPAEGDDRILRITP; from the coding sequence GTGCGTCGCGCACTCGCCGCAGTCGCGACCGCGGGCCTCCTGACCGGCCTGGGCACCGCCTGCTCGCCGGGCGGCACCGAGGTCACCTACGACGTCGAGGACGCCCCCACCGCGAGCCCGACCGCGTCGGCGCCCGCCTCCAGCGCGACCGAGGAGCCCACCACCGCCCCGAGCGAGAGCGGCGGCAAGGCAGGCCCGCCGCGCGTGGTCGAGACGATCGCCACCGGCCTCCAGGCGCCGTGGGGCCTGGACTTCTTCGCCGACGGCGACGCGATCGTGACCGAGCGCGACACCCGTCGGGTGCTGCGGATCAGCGGTCCCGACCACCGGGTCACCGAGCTCGGCACCGTCGAGGAGGCCGCGCCGGTGGGCGAGGCGGGCCTGCTCGGCGTCGCGCTCTCCCCGACCCACGAGGAGGACGGGCTGGTCTACCTCTACGTCAGCACCGCCGAGGACAACCGGGTCGTCCGCACCACGATCGAGGACGACCGGCTCGGGGAGCTCGAGCCGGTGCTGACCGGCATCCCGAACGCCCTGGTCCACGACGGCGGTCGGCTGGAGTTCGGCCCCGACGGCATGCTCTACGTCTCCACCGGCGAGATCGGCGAGCGCGAGCGCGCCCAGGACCGCGACGACCTCGGCGGCAAGATCCTCCGGATCACCCCCGACGGCGACCCGGCCCCGGGCAACCCGTTCGGCACCCCCGTCTGGTCCTGGGGGCACCGCAACGTGCAGGGCCTGGCGTTCGTCGGCGACCGGCTGTTCGCCTCGGAGTTCGGCGACAGCACCTTCGACGAGCTGAACCTGATCGAGGCCGGGGAGAACTACGGCTGGCCCGAGGTCGAGGGCACCGGCGGCACCGGCTCCGGGTACGTCGACCCGCAGGTCACCTGGGACACCGACGAGGCCTCCCCCTCGGGCCTGGCGTACGCCGACGGCCACCTGTGGCTGGCGGCGCTCCGCGGCGAGCGGCTCTGGCGCATCGACGTGCAGGGTCGCCGGGCGTCGGGGGCCACGCCGTTCTTCGTCGGCGAGCACGGCCGGATGCGCACCGTCGCCGCGGCGCCCGACGGCTCCCTGTGGCTGACCACGAGCAACCGCGACGGGCGCGGCCAGCCGGCCGAGGGCGACGACCGGATCCTGCGGATCACGCCCTGA
- a CDS encoding CbiQ family ECF transporter T component, with product MTVATAEVAGRLPRDLHPVAWWLWAIGLAAAASATTNPLVLLLLVGVAALVVNLRRSEQPWARSFRLYVWLGVWIVVVRVLFRLLLGGAYGETVLLDLPEVPLPDFVFGVTVLGPVTQESLLAGLYDGLRLATIVICVGAANALANPKRLLRSVPPALYEVGTALVVAVTVLPQLADSVRRVRAAQQLRAGDERRLGRLRRTLVPVLEDALERSLALAAGMDTRGYGRTSSATRGARRTTGALMLLGLCGLCVGVYAVLDTTAPRYLALPMVAVGLLLAAAGLRSAGSRADRTTYRPDRWRWPETGVALAGLAAGAAGWWVGRHDLLVAYPELTSVPTVNLTALVAGMVGLLAAVVAPPPRVVG from the coding sequence GTGACCGTCGCGACCGCGGAGGTCGCGGGGCGCCTGCCCCGCGACCTCCACCCGGTGGCCTGGTGGCTGTGGGCCATCGGGCTCGCTGCCGCCGCCTCGGCGACGACGAACCCGCTGGTCCTGCTGCTCCTGGTGGGGGTGGCCGCGCTGGTGGTCAACCTCCGGCGCTCGGAGCAGCCGTGGGCGCGATCCTTCCGGCTCTACGTCTGGCTCGGGGTCTGGATCGTCGTCGTGCGGGTGCTGTTCCGGCTGCTCCTCGGCGGCGCGTACGGCGAGACGGTGCTTCTCGACCTGCCCGAGGTGCCGCTGCCCGACTTCGTCTTCGGGGTCACCGTGCTCGGTCCGGTCACCCAGGAGTCGCTCCTCGCCGGGCTGTACGACGGGCTCCGGCTCGCGACGATCGTGATCTGCGTCGGCGCCGCCAACGCGCTCGCCAACCCCAAGCGGCTGCTGCGCTCCGTGCCGCCCGCGCTCTACGAGGTCGGGACCGCACTCGTGGTGGCGGTGACCGTGCTGCCCCAGCTCGCCGACAGCGTGCGCCGGGTGCGCGCCGCCCAGCAGCTGCGCGCCGGCGACGAGCGCCGGCTCGGGCGGCTGCGCCGGACCCTGGTCCCGGTGCTCGAGGACGCCCTCGAGCGCTCGCTGGCGCTCGCGGCCGGGATGGACACCCGCGGTTATGGCCGCACCTCGTCGGCGACCCGCGGTGCCCGGCGTACCACCGGCGCACTGATGCTGCTCGGCCTGTGCGGGCTCTGCGTCGGCGTGTACGCCGTCCTCGACACCACCGCGCCGCGCTACCTCGCGCTGCCGATGGTCGCGGTCGGCCTGCTGCTGGCCGCCGCCGGCCTCCGCAGCGCGGGCAGCCGCGCCGACCGGACGACGTACCGCCCCGACCGCTGGCGCTGGCCCGAGACCGGTGTCGCCCTCGCGGGCCTGGCCGCCGGTGCCGCGGGCTGGTGGGTCGGCCGCCACGACCTCCTGGTCGCCTACCCCGAGCTCACCTCGGTGCCCACGGTCAACCTCACCGCGCTGGTCGCCGGGATGGTGGGCCTGCTCGCCGCCGTCGTCGCGCCCCCGCCCCGGGTGGTGGGCTGA
- a CDS encoding EamA family transporter: MAASNSSRRVPPVVLVLIGIASVQLGAGIAKRLFEEADPTGIVWLRLAASALIMLALARPVLRGKTRDDWLVVLAFGASLGVMNWAIYQSFQRIPLGLAVTIEFVGPLTLAVLGSRRARDLAWVALAALGVVLLGFERTDLDLVGVLYAVLAGAGWATYILMSAQTGRRWPGLDGLVVASVVAMLLLTPLALGRHGDQLGDTRVVLLGALVGLLSSVIPYTCELVALRSIRPAVFGILMSMEPAAAALAGMLVLSEFLSPLQWAAISCVVVASVGATRTGRVIAEPVPD, translated from the coding sequence GTGGCCGCCTCGAACTCATCGCGGCGGGTGCCGCCGGTGGTCCTCGTCCTGATCGGGATCGCCTCGGTCCAGCTCGGCGCCGGCATCGCGAAGCGTCTCTTCGAGGAGGCCGACCCGACCGGGATCGTGTGGCTGCGGCTCGCCGCGAGCGCGCTGATCATGCTCGCCCTCGCCCGTCCGGTCCTGCGCGGCAAGACCCGCGACGACTGGCTCGTCGTGCTCGCCTTCGGCGCCAGCCTGGGGGTGATGAACTGGGCGATCTACCAGTCCTTCCAGCGGATCCCGCTGGGCCTGGCGGTCACCATCGAGTTCGTCGGGCCGCTCACCCTCGCCGTCCTCGGCTCGCGGCGGGCGCGCGACCTGGCCTGGGTCGCCCTCGCCGCCCTCGGGGTGGTGCTGCTGGGCTTCGAGCGCACCGACCTCGACCTCGTCGGCGTGCTGTACGCCGTCCTGGCCGGCGCCGGGTGGGCGACGTACATCCTGATGAGCGCGCAGACCGGACGGCGCTGGCCCGGCCTCGACGGGCTCGTGGTCGCCAGCGTGGTGGCGATGCTGCTGCTCACCCCGCTGGCGCTCGGCCGGCACGGCGACCAGCTCGGCGACACCCGGGTCGTGCTGCTCGGGGCGCTGGTCGGGCTGCTCAGCTCGGTGATCCCCTACACCTGCGAGCTGGTCGCGCTCCGGTCGATCCGGCCGGCCGTCTTCGGGATCCTGATGAGCATGGAGCCCGCGGCCGCGGCGCTGGCGGGGATGCTCGTGCTCTCGGAGTTCCTCAGCCCGCTGCAGTGGGCGGCGATCTCCTGCGTCGTCGTCGCGAGCGTGGGCGCCACCCGCACCGGGCGAGTGATCGCCGAGCCGGTGCCGGACTAG
- a CDS encoding alpha/beta fold hydrolase produces MSTSAARVSDSGRLAFHDVLSDDGTRLRAWTNDPDGVLGGPTVVLCNGLGTSAFAWPALLSSDCDVRVVSWNHRGTGGSERPVDPDRVDVGAFVEDALSVMDHFGVDRAVLMGWSAGVNTMFELATEHPERVTGLFAVAGVPGDTFSTMLGPARLPRIAARALTVNLSRVAKVGGRALTPLTTRIPVGRRMIDVLSHSGFMFPVADPELAAAAVGEFLTTPVDWYAHLALRTSEHPRVPLSRIRVPVTFVAATYDVLAGARHMRTAAERVAGAEYVELRGSHFIQMEQPERVHELLLALLDRVG; encoded by the coding sequence ATGTCGACCTCCGCCGCCCGCGTCAGCGACTCGGGGCGCCTGGCCTTCCACGACGTGCTCTCCGACGACGGCACCCGGCTGCGCGCCTGGACCAACGACCCGGACGGCGTGCTCGGGGGCCCCACGGTCGTGCTGTGCAACGGCCTCGGCACCAGCGCGTTCGCCTGGCCGGCGCTGCTGAGCTCCGACTGCGACGTCCGCGTCGTCTCCTGGAACCACCGCGGCACCGGCGGCTCGGAGCGGCCGGTCGACCCCGACCGCGTCGACGTCGGGGCGTTCGTCGAGGACGCGCTCTCGGTGATGGACCACTTCGGCGTCGACCGGGCCGTGCTGATGGGCTGGTCGGCGGGCGTGAACACGATGTTCGAGCTGGCGACCGAGCACCCCGAGCGGGTCACCGGTCTGTTCGCGGTCGCCGGGGTGCCGGGCGACACCTTCTCCACGATGCTCGGGCCGGCCCGGCTGCCGCGCATCGCCGCCCGCGCGCTGACCGTGAACCTCTCCCGGGTCGCCAAGGTGGGCGGCCGCGCCCTGACCCCGCTCACCACCCGGATCCCCGTCGGCCGCCGGATGATCGACGTGCTCAGCCACAGCGGCTTCATGTTCCCGGTCGCCGACCCCGAGCTCGCGGCGGCCGCGGTCGGGGAGTTCCTCACCACCCCGGTCGACTGGTACGCCCACCTGGCGCTCCGCACCTCCGAGCACCCCCGGGTGCCGCTCAGCCGGATCCGGGTCCCGGTCACGTTCGTGGCCGCGACGTACGACGTGCTGGCCGGCGCGCGGCACATGCGCACCGCCGCCGAGCGGGTCGCCGGGGCTGAGTACGTCGAGCTCCGCGGCAGCCACTTCATCCAGATGGAGCAGCCCGAACGCGTGCACGAGCTGCTGCTCGCGCTGCTGGACCGGGTCGGCTGA
- a CDS encoding ABC transporter ATP-binding protein gives MIELRGISFSYEAADRPVLDRVDLTIEEGELVLVSGPTGVGKSTLLGVVTGLVPRFSGGVLAGDVLLDGASIVHTPPRERAHAIGYVGQDPAAGFVTDTVEEELAYGMEQLGLPPETMRRRVEETLDLLGIADLRDRDLRTLSGGQQQRVAIGAVLTMHPRLLVLDEPTSALDPTAAEDVLATLTRLVHDLGVSVLLAEHRLERVVPFADRMCLLTGSGRVEVGEPADLLATSPVVPPIVELGRAAGWSPLPLSVRDARRRARGLGDRLAAGPAPAADPPSSPGLRARGVTVVHGRTVALREVDLDVPAGRVTALMGRNGSGKSSMLWTLQGSGRRRSGDVTVGGADPARLEPAERRALVGLLPQTAGDLLYLETVADECAAGGPGTRALLDRLVPGIPDTAHPRDLSEGQRLALGLSLVLAARPAVVLLDEPTRGLDYAAKRVLADVLRDLAADGRAVLVATHDVEFVAQAADDVVVLADGEVVSSGPVRRVVAESPAFAPQVTKVLGAPWLRVDEVVAVLAGEGVS, from the coding sequence GTGATCGAGCTGCGCGGGATCTCGTTCTCCTACGAGGCGGCCGACCGCCCGGTCCTCGACCGGGTCGACCTCACGATCGAGGAGGGCGAGCTGGTCCTCGTCTCCGGCCCGACCGGCGTCGGGAAGTCCACGCTGCTGGGTGTCGTGACCGGCCTGGTGCCGCGGTTCTCCGGCGGCGTGCTGGCCGGCGACGTGCTCCTCGACGGCGCCAGCATCGTGCACACCCCGCCGCGCGAGCGCGCCCACGCGATCGGGTACGTCGGGCAGGACCCGGCCGCCGGCTTCGTGACCGACACCGTCGAGGAGGAGCTGGCCTACGGGATGGAGCAGCTGGGCCTGCCCCCGGAGACCATGCGCCGCCGGGTCGAGGAGACCCTCGACCTGCTCGGCATCGCCGACCTCCGCGACCGCGACCTGCGCACCCTCTCGGGCGGCCAGCAGCAGCGGGTGGCGATCGGCGCGGTGCTGACCATGCACCCGCGGCTGCTGGTGCTCGACGAGCCCACCTCCGCGCTGGACCCGACGGCGGCCGAGGACGTCCTGGCCACGCTGACCCGGCTCGTGCACGACCTCGGGGTCTCGGTGCTGCTCGCCGAGCACCGGCTCGAGCGGGTGGTGCCGTTCGCGGACCGGATGTGCCTGCTCACCGGCTCCGGCCGGGTCGAGGTGGGGGAGCCCGCCGACCTGCTCGCCACCTCGCCCGTCGTACCCCCCATCGTCGAGCTCGGGCGGGCCGCCGGCTGGTCGCCGCTGCCGCTGAGCGTGCGGGACGCCCGTCGCCGCGCCCGCGGGCTCGGCGACCGGCTCGCCGCCGGACCCGCGCCGGCGGCCGACCCGCCGTCGTCGCCCGGCCTCCGGGCGCGCGGCGTCACCGTCGTGCACGGCCGCACGGTCGCGCTGCGCGAGGTCGACCTCGACGTGCCCGCCGGCCGGGTCACCGCGCTGATGGGGCGTAACGGGTCCGGCAAGTCCTCGATGCTCTGGACCCTGCAGGGGAGCGGCCGGCGCCGCTCGGGCGACGTCACGGTCGGTGGCGCGGACCCCGCCCGCCTGGAGCCCGCCGAGCGGCGGGCGCTGGTCGGCCTGCTGCCGCAGACCGCGGGCGACCTGCTCTACCTCGAGACCGTCGCCGACGAGTGCGCCGCCGGCGGTCCCGGCACCCGCGCGCTGCTCGACCGCCTGGTCCCCGGCATCCCGGACACCGCGCACCCGCGCGACCTCTCCGAGGGGCAGCGGCTCGCGCTCGGGCTCTCGCTGGTGCTCGCGGCGCGGCCGGCCGTCGTCCTCCTCGACGAGCCGACCCGCGGCCTGGACTACGCCGCCAAGCGCGTGCTGGCCGACGTCCTGCGCGACCTCGCCGCCGACGGCCGCGCGGTGCTGGTCGCCACCCACGACGTCGAGTTCGTGGCCCAAGCCGCCGACGACGTCGTGGTGCTCGCCGACGGGGAGGTCGTCTCGTCGGGGCCGGTACGCCGCGTGGTCGCCGAGTCGCCGGCGTTCGCCCCGCAGGTCACCAAGGTCCTGGGCGCTCCGTGGCTGCGGGTCGACGAGGTCGTCGCGGTGCTGGCCGGGGAAGGCGTCTCATGA
- a CDS encoding ECF transporter S component: MTASAVPLSRRSAAVLGVASLAGLMMLCWPLLVRVDPGTTRVDPPFLFLALLPVVIAVVLAEVSEGGLDPRVLAVLGVLSAVNAVLRGISAGTAGIELVFFLLILAGRVMGAGFGFVLGCTSLFASALMTAGVGPWLPYQMLVAAWVGMGAGLLPRRVTGRWEVAMLAAYAVAAAYGYGILMNLSSWPFLLGVQLPGHTGSLSYVPGAPVLENLQTFLVYTLLTSTGSWDTGRALTTVVAVVVLGPAVLATLRRASRRATVVGRVDPVRA; this comes from the coding sequence ATGACCGCGTCCGCCGTCCCGCTCTCGCGCCGCTCGGCCGCCGTCCTCGGCGTCGCCTCGCTGGCGGGGCTGATGATGCTGTGCTGGCCGCTGCTGGTCCGCGTCGACCCGGGGACGACCCGCGTCGACCCGCCGTTCCTCTTCCTCGCGCTGCTCCCGGTGGTGATCGCCGTCGTCCTCGCCGAGGTCAGCGAGGGCGGCCTCGACCCGCGGGTGCTCGCCGTGCTGGGCGTGCTGAGCGCGGTCAACGCCGTGCTCCGCGGCATCTCCGCCGGGACGGCCGGCATCGAGCTCGTCTTCTTCCTGCTGATCCTGGCCGGGCGGGTGATGGGCGCCGGGTTCGGCTTCGTGCTCGGCTGCACGTCGCTGTTCGCGTCCGCCCTGATGACAGCCGGGGTCGGGCCCTGGCTGCCGTACCAGATGCTCGTCGCCGCCTGGGTCGGGATGGGCGCCGGCCTGCTGCCGCGGCGGGTCACCGGGCGCTGGGAGGTCGCGATGCTGGCGGCGTACGCCGTGGCCGCGGCCTACGGCTACGGCATCCTGATGAACCTGTCCAGCTGGCCGTTCCTGCTCGGCGTGCAGCTCCCGGGGCACACGGGCTCGCTGTCCTACGTGCCCGGGGCGCCGGTCCTGGAGAACCTGCAGACCTTCCTCGTCTACACGCTGCTGACCTCGACCGGGAGCTGGGACACCGGTCGCGCCCTGACCACGGTGGTCGCGGTCGTCGTCCTCGGCCCGGCCGTGCTCGCCACCCTGCGCCGGGCCTCGCGGCGCGCGACCGTCGTCGGTCGCGTCGACCCGGTCAGGGCGTGA